One genomic segment of Flagellimonas marinaquae includes these proteins:
- a CDS encoding ABC transporter permease — protein MNLELFIAKRLVTGKEHKISISAPIIKIAIAAIAIGVVMMLIAIATGVGLKNKVREKVAAFNGHIQISNFDNNNSEVSLKPISIDQDFYPEFLNVEGIKHVQAVATKGGIIRTADTFEGMLAKGVGSDYDWSTFKEYLVDGRLPDYSDELNEEVLISKLMANRLQLKTGDSFFSFFLRDGDASKPPNNRRFDIVGIYDSGFEEFDETYVFVDIRHIQRMNKWEENQIGNFEVFIEDFDQLEEKSNEIYNKTISVLDTQNIKNKYFRIFEWIGLFDFNIALIIGIMIIVGGINMITALLVLILERTQMIGILKALGSANWSIRKVFLYNAAYLIAIGLFWGNLIGLGVIFLQDRYRMFKFPNPQEYYIEYIPVHMDLSTIIFLNIGVMVLCLLMLLIPSYIITKITPVKAIQFE, from the coding sequence TTGAATTTAGAATTATTTATAGCCAAACGCCTTGTTACAGGGAAGGAGCATAAAATTAGTATTTCCGCCCCGATTATAAAAATTGCCATTGCGGCAATTGCCATCGGTGTTGTAATGATGTTGATTGCCATAGCGACAGGTGTGGGCCTTAAAAACAAGGTTCGAGAAAAGGTTGCAGCCTTTAACGGACATATCCAAATTTCCAATTTTGATAATAACAACTCCGAGGTTTCCTTGAAACCAATTTCCATTGATCAGGACTTTTATCCAGAGTTTTTGAACGTTGAGGGTATAAAGCACGTACAGGCCGTAGCCACCAAAGGTGGAATTATTAGAACTGCAGATACTTTTGAAGGGATGTTGGCCAAAGGGGTTGGGAGCGATTATGATTGGAGTACGTTCAAGGAATATCTGGTGGACGGTAGGTTGCCCGATTATAGCGATGAGTTGAACGAAGAGGTGTTGATCTCCAAATTAATGGCCAATAGGTTGCAACTAAAGACCGGTGATAGCTTTTTTTCCTTTTTTCTGAGGGATGGGGACGCCTCCAAGCCACCGAATAATAGACGGTTCGATATTGTGGGTATTTATGACAGTGGTTTCGAGGAGTTTGATGAAACCTACGTATTCGTGGATATCCGACATATCCAACGGATGAACAAATGGGAGGAAAATCAAATTGGAAACTTTGAGGTATTTATTGAGGATTTCGACCAACTTGAAGAAAAAAGTAACGAAATATATAACAAAACAATCTCTGTTTTGGATACCCAAAATATAAAGAACAAGTATTTCCGAATTTTTGAATGGATCGGACTTTTTGATTTCAATATTGCTTTGATCATTGGGATTATGATCATTGTGGGCGGTATAAATATGATTACCGCTTTACTGGTTTTGATTTTGGAACGTACCCAAATGATAGGAATTCTTAAAGCGTTGGGGTCGGCGAACTGGAGCATTCGAAAGGTATTTTTATATAACGCAGCCTATTTGATTGCCATTGGGCTATTTTGGGGTAACCTTATCGGATTGGGTGTTATTTTTCTTCAGGACAGGTATCGAATGTTCAAATTTCCAAACCCGCAAGAATATTATATTGAGTACATTCCCGTACATATGGATCTGTCCACAATTATATTTTTGAATATTGGGGTCATGGTACTTTGTTTGTTAATGCTTTTGATCCCATCGTACATTATCACAAAGATTACACCTGTAAAAGCCATCCAGTTCGAATAA
- a CDS encoding exo-beta-N-acetylmuramidase NamZ domain-containing protein, whose translation MPILSRFKSTFLLLFLMLSACKGQQKEDNSDTKAQTATPPSIKVAANRTEAYAPHLKEKSVGIVANPTSVIFKEKGYTHLVDSLLSLGVDIKKVFAPEHGFRGTADAGEHVKDGMDTRTGLPLISLYGKNKKPSKELLEELDVVVFDIQDVGVRFYTYIATLELVMEACAENNKPIIVLDRPNPNGHYVDGPTMMKEHTGYLGMNTIPLVYGMTMGEYALMLNGEKWMENGIKADLTVIELENYTHDSEYHLPIRPSPNLPNDTSITLYPSLGLFEGTNVNAGRGTESQFQRYGASFMDSTAYDFSYVPKPNFGSKYPKEEGKTCYGKDLSKTPRMNKVSMEWIIDAYNNALDKSKFFLTNGFTKHAGTPLLQQQIEEGMTNEEIRATWQNDLKEFKKIRAKYLIYD comes from the coding sequence ATGCCCATTTTATCTAGATTCAAAAGTACATTTTTATTGTTGTTTTTAATGCTTTCCGCATGCAAGGGTCAACAAAAAGAAGACAATTCCGATACCAAGGCACAAACAGCCACTCCCCCGTCCATAAAAGTGGCCGCCAACCGAACCGAGGCCTATGCCCCCCATTTAAAAGAAAAATCAGTAGGAATTGTAGCCAACCCAACAAGCGTTATTTTCAAAGAAAAAGGCTACACCCATTTGGTGGACTCTTTACTTTCTTTAGGTGTCGATATTAAAAAAGTATTTGCCCCGGAACACGGTTTTCGAGGTACCGCAGATGCGGGAGAGCACGTGAAGGACGGTATGGATACGCGAACGGGACTGCCTTTAATTTCCCTTTATGGCAAAAATAAAAAACCTTCCAAAGAGCTACTCGAAGAGCTCGATGTTGTGGTTTTTGACATTCAGGATGTCGGGGTCAGGTTTTACACCTACATCGCCACACTGGAATTGGTAATGGAGGCTTGTGCCGAAAACAACAAGCCTATAATTGTGTTGGATAGGCCCAACCCCAACGGACATTATGTGGATGGCCCCACCATGATGAAGGAGCACACAGGATATTTGGGAATGAACACTATACCGTTGGTGTACGGGATGACGATGGGCGAATATGCCTTAATGCTGAACGGTGAAAAATGGATGGAAAACGGTATAAAAGCCGACTTAACAGTTATAGAACTCGAAAATTATACACACGATTCGGAGTACCATTTGCCTATCCGACCTTCCCCGAATTTGCCCAACGATACATCGATTACACTATACCCCAGCTTAGGACTTTTCGAGGGCACCAATGTGAATGCAGGCAGGGGCACCGAATCCCAATTTCAGCGCTATGGGGCATCCTTTATGGATAGTACGGCCTATGATTTCAGTTATGTTCCCAAACCTAATTTTGGCTCCAAATATCCTAAAGAAGAAGGCAAGACCTGCTACGGCAAAGATCTATCCAAAACGCCAAGGATGAACAAAGTAAGCATGGAGTGGATCATTGATGCCTACAACAACGCCTTGGATAAATCAAAGTTCTTTTTAACCAATGGGTTTACCAAACATGCCGGCACGCCTTTGCTCCAACAACAGATTGAAGAAGGTATGACCAATGAAGAAATCCGGGCGACTTGGCAGAATGATCTGAAAGAATTCAAAAAGATCAGGGCAAAGTATTTGATCTATGATTAG
- the mfd gene encoding transcription-repair coupling factor translates to MTKTPISQLYEQSPAQGKLRSAIAQSQSNSSARSQKINVKGLVGSSLSFMITDTFKSADLPFLLILNDKEEAAYYLNDLEQLIGEKDVLFYPGSYRRPYQIEETDNANVLLRAEVLNRINSRKKPAVIVTYPDALFEKVVTRKELDKNTQKIKIGDEISLDFLNEVLFEYQFKRVDFVTEPGEFSVRGGIVDVFSFSHDEPYRIEFFGDEVDSIRTFDVETQLSTDKVKKITIIPNVENKFTEEIRESFLKYVSASTVVFAKNLALIYDRIDSLFEKAEESFAKLSQEIKHAKPKELFADSILLKAQLEDYLCVEIGNSSVSSGAVENQTKELSSATLETTASIIQFNTKPQPSFNKKFDLLIENLNDNRDGGYSNYIFCSTEQQAKRFHDIFDEVDQTVHYQTIIFPLYQGFIDQDLKIACYTDHQIFERYHKFHLKNGYAKKQAITLKELNKLEIGDYVTHIDHGIGKFGGLQKIDVEGKKQEAIKLIYGDRDILYVSIHSLHKISKYNGKDGAPPKIFKLGSAAWKKLKQKTKARVKKIAFDLIKVYAKRRLEKGFQYAPDSYLQHELEASFIYEDTPDQEKSTQDVKKDMESERPMDRLICGDVGFGKTEVAIRAAFKAVDNGKQVAVLVPTTILAFQHSRTFKERLKEMPVSVDYLNRFRTAKEKKDVLERLAEGKIDIIIGTHQLVNKNVQFKDLGLLIVDEEQKFGVAVKEKLRSIKENVDVLTLTATPIPRTLQFSLMAARDLSVINTPPPNRYPIESQVIRLNEEVIRDAVSYEIQRGGQVFFIHNRIENIKEVAGMLQRLVPDAKIGIGHGQMEGKKLESLMLSFMNGEFDVLVSTTIIESGLDVTNANTIFIHNANNFGLSDLHQMRGRVGRSNKKAFCYFITPPYEVMTPEARKRIEALEQFTDLGSGFNIAMKDLEIRGAGDLLGGEQSGFINEIGFETYQKILSEAIDELKENEFKELYEEVEGDKEKVYVKEMQLDTDFELLFPDDYINNITERLNLYTQLNSVEDEVGLQKFEAQLVDRFGELPEPAVDLMNSVRIKWIATHIGLEKVIMKKGKFIGYFIADQQSSFYQSPVFTQILQYAQTHPQLVKLKEKQTRNGLRLLLVFDKITSVEKALKVLVPFTPSKENVSA, encoded by the coding sequence TTGACCAAAACCCCGATTTCCCAATTATACGAACAGTCTCCCGCACAGGGGAAACTGAGGAGCGCCATTGCCCAATCTCAAAGCAACTCTTCTGCAAGATCACAAAAAATCAATGTAAAAGGGCTTGTGGGCTCATCGCTTTCTTTTATGATAACCGACACGTTCAAATCGGCAGACCTACCTTTTCTCCTAATTTTGAACGACAAGGAAGAAGCCGCCTATTATTTAAACGATCTGGAACAGCTCATCGGTGAAAAAGATGTGCTTTTCTACCCCGGAAGCTATCGTAGGCCATATCAAATAGAAGAAACCGATAATGCCAACGTACTTTTGCGTGCCGAAGTCCTAAACCGTATCAATTCCAGAAAAAAACCTGCGGTGATCGTTACCTACCCCGATGCACTATTTGAGAAAGTGGTTACGCGAAAGGAACTCGACAAAAACACTCAAAAGATTAAAATTGGTGACGAAATCTCTTTGGATTTCTTGAACGAAGTCCTTTTTGAATATCAGTTTAAACGAGTGGACTTTGTTACCGAACCGGGAGAATTTTCCGTTCGTGGCGGAATTGTGGATGTGTTCTCCTTCTCGCACGACGAACCTTATCGTATAGAGTTTTTTGGCGATGAAGTGGACAGTATTCGAACTTTTGATGTAGAAACACAACTCTCCACGGACAAAGTGAAGAAAATCACGATCATCCCCAATGTAGAGAACAAATTTACCGAAGAGATACGCGAAAGCTTTTTAAAATATGTTTCGGCAAGCACAGTGGTATTTGCCAAAAACCTGGCACTGATCTACGACCGAATCGATTCTCTTTTTGAAAAAGCGGAGGAAAGTTTCGCCAAATTGAGCCAAGAGATCAAACACGCAAAACCTAAAGAACTTTTTGCAGATTCGATTTTATTAAAAGCACAATTGGAGGATTATTTATGTGTTGAGATAGGCAATTCTTCCGTAAGTTCGGGTGCAGTCGAGAACCAGACAAAAGAACTTAGCTCGGCTACGCTCGAGACGACAGCTTCGATAATCCAATTCAATACCAAACCTCAACCCTCCTTCAATAAAAAGTTTGATCTGCTGATCGAAAACCTCAACGATAATCGGGATGGGGGTTACAGCAATTATATTTTCTGTTCAACGGAACAACAGGCCAAACGTTTTCACGATATTTTTGATGAAGTGGACCAAACCGTCCATTATCAAACCATAATATTCCCGCTCTACCAAGGTTTTATTGATCAAGACCTGAAAATAGCCTGCTACACGGATCATCAAATTTTTGAACGTTACCATAAGTTCCATTTAAAAAATGGCTATGCAAAAAAACAGGCCATTACTTTAAAAGAGCTCAACAAACTCGAAATTGGGGATTACGTGACCCATATTGACCATGGTATCGGCAAGTTTGGAGGATTGCAAAAAATTGATGTAGAGGGCAAAAAACAGGAAGCCATTAAACTTATTTATGGCGATCGAGATATTTTATATGTGAGCATTCACTCATTGCACAAAATATCCAAGTACAACGGTAAGGACGGTGCACCACCAAAAATATTCAAACTGGGTTCTGCTGCCTGGAAAAAACTGAAACAAAAGACCAAGGCAAGGGTTAAGAAAATTGCTTTCGACCTTATTAAGGTTTATGCTAAGCGTAGACTCGAAAAAGGGTTCCAATATGCCCCGGACAGCTATCTGCAGCACGAACTGGAGGCATCCTTTATTTACGAAGACACCCCTGACCAAGAAAAGAGCACCCAAGATGTAAAAAAGGACATGGAAAGCGAACGCCCCATGGACCGTTTGATCTGTGGTGATGTAGGTTTTGGAAAAACCGAAGTTGCCATTCGTGCCGCATTCAAGGCCGTGGACAATGGCAAACAGGTCGCCGTTTTGGTACCTACTACCATTTTGGCATTTCAACATAGCAGAACCTTTAAGGAGCGCCTAAAAGAAATGCCCGTATCGGTCGATTACCTCAACCGCTTCCGTACCGCTAAGGAGAAAAAGGATGTCTTGGAACGTTTGGCCGAGGGCAAAATAGATATCATTATAGGCACCCATCAACTTGTGAACAAGAACGTACAGTTCAAAGATCTGGGATTGTTGATCGTGGACGAGGAACAAAAATTCGGGGTTGCTGTAAAAGAGAAGCTACGTTCCATAAAAGAAAATGTGGATGTGCTTACATTAACCGCCACTCCTATTCCGAGAACACTTCAATTTAGTTTGATGGCCGCTCGGGACCTATCCGTGATCAATACGCCACCGCCCAACCGCTACCCCATCGAAAGTCAGGTTATTCGTTTAAACGAAGAGGTTATACGCGATGCGGTATCCTACGAGATCCAAAGGGGCGGACAAGTATTTTTTATCCATAACCGCATAGAGAACATTAAAGAAGTTGCCGGAATGCTCCAACGTTTGGTACCCGATGCAAAAATTGGTATCGGACATGGTCAAATGGAAGGCAAAAAATTGGAATCCTTAATGCTTTCGTTCATGAACGGCGAGTTCGATGTATTGGTGTCCACCACGATTATAGAAAGTGGATTGGACGTAACCAACGCCAACACCATTTTTATTCATAATGCCAATAATTTTGGGTTGAGCGATCTACACCAAATGCGCGGGCGCGTAGGCAGAAGCAACAAAAAAGCCTTCTGTTACTTTATTACACCGCCTTACGAGGTTATGACCCCCGAAGCAAGGAAACGAATCGAAGCTTTGGAACAATTTACCGACTTGGGCAGTGGTTTTAACATAGCCATGAAAGATTTGGAAATACGAGGAGCGGGCGATCTTTTAGGAGGCGAGCAAAGTGGTTTCATAAATGAGATCGGTTTCGAGACCTATCAAAAAATATTGTCGGAAGCCATAGATGAACTTAAGGAGAATGAGTTCAAAGAATTGTATGAAGAAGTAGAGGGCGACAAAGAAAAAGTATATGTAAAAGAGATGCAGCTCGATACCGATTTTGAATTGCTCTTCCCTGATGATTACATAAACAATATAACCGAACGACTGAACCTTTACACCCAACTAAACAGTGTAGAGGACGAAGTAGGCCTACAAAAATTCGAGGCACAACTAGTAGATCGTTTTGGGGAGTTACCGGAACCTGCCGTGGATTTGATGAACTCTGTTCGTATAAAATGGATCGCCACCCATATAGGACTGGAAAAAGTGATCATGAAAAAAGGCAAGTTTATTGGTTACTTTATTGCCGACCAACAATCCAGTTTTTACCAAAGCCCCGTATTTACCCAAATATTGCAATACGCTCAAACACATCCGCAATTGGTAAAACTCAAGGAAAAACAGACCCGAAATGGACTCCGGTTATTGTTGGTTTTTGATAAAATAACAAGTGTGGAGAAGGCATTGAAAGTATTGGTGCCGTTTACGCCTTCAAAAGAGAATGTTTCTGCATAA
- a CDS encoding serine hydrolase domain-containing protein, with the protein MKNSFVAALLFAAFAITFNVNSQEIYFPERYAMWKTAENGQFKFDKATLKKAVDYAKSNEYSGSRDLRVAILEGFKREPFHQILGPTKKRGGPAGLIMKNGYVLASWGDTKRVDMTFSVTKSFLSTVAGLAEDHGLINDTKDKVGDYIWDGTFDGEHNSKITWEHLLQQNSDWSGELWGGKDWADRPPSKGGLDDWKYRTLNEPGTVMEYNDVRVNVLAYSLTHVWRKPVPMVLKEEVMDKIGATTSWRWFGYENAWTVIDGIKMKSVTGGGHSGAGLFISTEDMARFGILFLNNGKWQDEQIISEDWIKKATMPSVPNVNYGYMWWLNQQGDRHWDSVPEHVFYAAGFGGNFIVVDQKSGLVIVTRWLEPSKIGEFVKQVYGAF; encoded by the coding sequence ATGAAAAACAGTTTTGTTGCGGCCTTACTTTTTGCCGCATTTGCCATCACTTTTAATGTCAACTCCCAAGAAATATATTTTCCAGAACGCTACGCAATGTGGAAAACAGCTGAGAATGGTCAATTTAAATTTGACAAAGCTACTTTGAAGAAGGCGGTCGATTATGCCAAATCCAATGAGTATTCCGGGTCTAGGGATTTGCGGGTCGCTATTTTGGAAGGGTTCAAGAGAGAGCCTTTTCATCAAATTTTGGGTCCGACCAAAAAACGTGGGGGACCTGCCGGATTGATTATGAAGAACGGCTATGTTTTGGCATCGTGGGGCGATACCAAACGTGTTGATATGACTTTTAGTGTTACCAAGAGCTTTTTGTCCACCGTTGCTGGTCTTGCCGAAGATCACGGATTGATCAACGACACCAAGGATAAAGTTGGCGACTATATCTGGGACGGCACTTTTGATGGCGAGCATAATTCCAAAATTACCTGGGAACACCTATTACAACAAAATTCCGATTGGTCGGGCGAGCTGTGGGGGGGAAAGGACTGGGCGGACCGTCCACCTAGCAAAGGAGGTCTTGACGATTGGAAGTACCGAACCCTTAACGAACCAGGAACCGTAATGGAATATAACGATGTTCGTGTGAACGTACTTGCCTATTCGCTCACCCATGTGTGGAGAAAACCTGTTCCCATGGTGCTCAAAGAAGAGGTGATGGATAAAATTGGAGCAACTACATCTTGGCGATGGTTCGGTTACGAAAATGCTTGGACCGTTATCGATGGTATTAAAATGAAATCCGTTACGGGAGGTGGACACTCAGGTGCAGGGCTTTTTATTTCTACCGAGGATATGGCTCGTTTTGGAATCCTATTCTTGAACAACGGGAAATGGCAAGATGAACAGATTATCAGTGAGGATTGGATCAAGAAAGCGACTATGCCTTCCGTGCCCAATGTGAATTATGGCTACATGTGGTGGTTAAACCAACAGGGTGACCGCCATTGGGATAGTGTTCCTGAACATGTGTTCTACGCTGCCGGTTTTGGGGGCAATTTTATTGTGGTGGATCAAAAAAGTGGTTTGGTGATCGTGACCCGTTGGCTGGAACCTTCAAAAATAGGGGAGTTTGTTAAGCAGGTTTACGGGGCTTTTTAA
- a CDS encoding sterol desaturase family protein — MEQIISYFETIPSWHRSLILVGGITFFWILEGIVPLFNAPYKKWRHSVPNFFFTITTIIVNFPLAFLLLKSSDWTVENGFGIINWLPEMPLWLYVLLGVMLLDLIGAYTAHWVEHKVKPLWMVHLVHHSDHNVDTTTANRHHPLESLIRYAFTLAGVLIVGAPIGIIMLYQSLSVIFSQFNHANIGLPKKVDKTISWFIVSPDMHKVHHHYKLPYTDSNYGNIFSIWDRLFGTYMYLDAEDIVYGVDTFPDEKENSSIKGLLKQPFHKYRRPTTDG; from the coding sequence ATGGAACAGATAATTTCTTATTTTGAAACGATTCCTTCGTGGCACCGAAGCCTAATTTTGGTAGGAGGAATCACTTTTTTTTGGATTTTGGAGGGTATTGTGCCCTTGTTCAACGCGCCTTACAAAAAATGGAGGCACTCCGTCCCCAATTTCTTTTTTACGATCACAACGATAATCGTGAACTTTCCTTTAGCGTTCTTGCTCCTAAAATCTTCGGACTGGACTGTGGAGAATGGGTTCGGGATCATTAATTGGTTGCCCGAAATGCCGTTGTGGCTTTATGTGCTTTTAGGGGTAATGCTTCTGGATTTGATCGGGGCATATACAGCTCATTGGGTGGAGCACAAAGTAAAACCTTTATGGATGGTACATTTGGTGCACCATTCCGACCACAATGTGGATACCACTACCGCCAACAGGCACCATCCATTGGAAAGTTTAATACGCTACGCTTTTACTTTGGCGGGTGTTTTAATCGTTGGTGCGCCCATCGGAATAATAATGCTGTACCAGAGTCTGTCGGTAATCTTTTCTCAATTTAACCATGCGAACATCGGATTGCCAAAAAAAGTGGACAAGACTATCAGTTGGTTCATTGTAAGTCCGGACATGCACAAAGTGCATCATCACTACAAGTTGCCCTATACCGATTCCAATTACGGGAATATCTTTTCTATTTGGGACCGGTTGTTCGGTACCTATATGTATTTGGATGCAGAGGATATTGTTTACGGCGTGGATACATTTCCGGATGAAAAGGAGAACAGTAGCATCAAAGGCTTGCTAAAACAACCTTTCCATAAATATCGAAGGCCTACAACAGATGGGTAG
- a CDS encoding YkgJ family cysteine cluster protein, translated as MDEILKELAQRAKEKHAENKKFFAKLKKRPPKNLDYAMQDLHESEFERTDCLNCANCCKTTGPLFTTADIERIAKHFRMKPSQFIDEFLRMDEENDYVLQSVPCTFLGADNYCSIYDVRPKACREFPHTDRKKFQQIAHLTLKNVAICPAAFNIVEEMKKSIKF; from the coding sequence ATGGACGAAATACTTAAGGAGTTGGCGCAACGGGCAAAGGAAAAACATGCCGAGAACAAAAAATTCTTTGCTAAACTAAAAAAGCGTCCTCCCAAAAACCTTGATTATGCAATGCAGGATTTGCACGAGAGCGAATTCGAGCGTACCGACTGCCTTAATTGTGCCAATTGTTGCAAAACCACGGGTCCATTGTTTACCACTGCGGATATCGAGAGGATAGCAAAACATTTTAGGATGAAACCTTCACAATTCATAGATGAGTTTTTGCGAATGGATGAAGAGAACGATTATGTGCTGCAATCCGTACCCTGTACGTTTTTGGGTGCCGATAATTATTGCTCCATTTACGACGTTCGGCCCAAGGCATGTCGTGAGTTTCCGCATACGGACCGAAAAAAGTTCCAACAGATTGCCCATTTGACCCTGAAGAATGTGGCCATTTGCCCTGCGGCCTTCAATATTGTGGAGGAAATGAAAAAATCCATAAAATTTTGA
- a CDS encoding class I SAM-dependent methyltransferase: MADAFGKAVLDYQKGLYTEDIKTFSSLDEEDVIPVPYLFRSFHKMPKIEQKALELARGKVLDIGAGAGSHSLYLQEMGLYVTALDNSKGCIAVCKERGIKSVVLGSILEYSDTRFDTLLLLMNGIGLAGKFKNLSHFLKHLASLLMPNGQVLVDSSDIIYMFEQDDDGGYWIPDNGDYYGEVKFKMEYKGMETDEFDWVYIDFNTLKNACESNNLNCELVLSGEHYDYLAKLTLKK; this comes from the coding sequence ATGGCAGATGCTTTTGGAAAGGCGGTATTAGATTATCAAAAAGGCCTATATACGGAAGACATTAAAACCTTTTCATCTTTAGATGAAGAAGATGTTATCCCTGTCCCCTATTTGTTCCGCAGCTTCCATAAAATGCCCAAAATAGAACAAAAAGCCCTTGAGTTGGCACGGGGAAAGGTCCTGGATATTGGTGCCGGTGCCGGAAGCCACTCCCTGTATCTTCAAGAAATGGGATTGTATGTTACAGCCTTGGACAATTCCAAAGGATGTATAGCGGTATGCAAGGAGCGTGGCATAAAATCTGTGGTTTTAGGCAGCATATTGGAGTATAGCGATACCCGTTTCGACACCTTGCTATTGTTGATGAACGGAATCGGTTTGGCCGGAAAATTTAAAAATTTAAGTCACTTTTTAAAGCATTTGGCCTCATTATTGATGCCCAATGGTCAGGTTTTAGTCGATTCCAGCGACATTATTTACATGTTCGAACAGGATGATGACGGTGGTTATTGGATTCCGGACAATGGCGATTACTATGGCGAAGTAAAATTTAAGATGGAATATAAAGGAATGGAAACCGATGAGTTTGATTGGGTCTATATAGACTTCAATACCCTAAAAAATGCCTGTGAATCGAATAATCTTAATTGTGAACTTGTACTATCTGGGGAACACTACGATTATTTGGCCAAACTAACGTTAAAAAAGTAA